The bacterium genome contains the following window.
CCGCGCCATGACCCCCCGCGCGTTTCGAGTTCTCGGGTTCCCCGCGGTGCTCGAGCGGCTGGCCGCGCTGTGCGTCTCGCCGCTCGGACGCGAACGGGCGCTTGCCCTCGAGCCGTCGCCGTGGCTCGACGAGGCGGCGCGCCGGCAGCAGCTGACCACGGAGGCGCGCGCGCTGGGCGACGGGGCGGGGGGCCTGCCCGTCCGGGGGATCCGCGATGTCCGCGAACCGGTGCACCGCGCCGCGATCGGCGGGTCGCTGGGGGCGCTCGAACTGCTCGAGATTCGGGACACGCTTGGGGTGGGCCGCGCGCTCAAAGGATTCCTCACCGCGCACGCGGCGGATGCGCCGGGCCTCGCCGAGCAGGCCGGCGGGCTCACCATCTTCACGGAGCTCGAGTCGTCGATCGGCACCGCGATCGCGGACGACGGCTCGATCACGGACCAGGCCAGCCCCGAGCTGGCCAAGATCCGGCGGGAGCGGTATCTGGCCGACGCGCGGCTGCGCCAGCAGCTCGACCACGTGCTGCGCACGCCCGCCGTGCAGCGCATGCTCCGGGAGCCGCTGATCACGATCCGCGGCGACCGCTACGTCGTCCCGGTGCGCAGCGAGTTTCGCGAACAATTCCCCGGGATCGCGCACGATCAGTCCGCGAGCGGCGTGACGGTGTTCATGGAGCCGCTCACGATCGTGCCGCTCGGCAACCGCGTGCGTGAACTGGCCGCGGCGGAGGACGTGGAGATCGCGCGCATCCTCGCCGCCTTGAGCGCCTCGGTCGGAGCCGCCTCGGAACCGATCGGCGACACGCTCGATGCCCTCGGCGCGCTCGATCTCGCCGCGGCGTCGGCCGCGCTGAGCCAGCGCATGAACGCGTCGCCGCCGCGCCTCAACGCCGCCGGCCACGTGGATCTGCGGGGCGCCCGCCACCCGCTGCTGACCGGGACCGTGGTGCCGATCGACCTGCGGCTCGGCCGCGACTTCCGCACGCTCGTGATCACCGGCCCGAACACGGGCGGCAAGACCGTAACGCTGCGTACCCTCGGTCTGCTCACGCTGATGGCGCAGGCCGGGCTGCACGTCCCGGCGGCGCCGGAGAGCGAGGTCGCGGTCTTCGCCGGCGTCTTCGCCGACATCGGCGACGAGCAGAGCATCGAGCAGAACCTTTCCACGTTCTCCTCGCACCTCACGGCGATCGTGGAGATCCTGCGTCTCCTCGCGACGATTCCGCGCGAGCCCGGGACGGCGCTCGTGCTGCTCGATGAGGTCGGCGCGGGAACCGATCCCGTGGAGGGCACCGCGCTTGCGCGCGCTCTCATCGAGATCCTGCACGAGCGGGGCGTCTGCACCGCGGTGACGACGCACTACAGCGAGCTGAAGGCGCTCGCGTTCACGCACGCCGGCATCGAGAACGCCTCGGTGGAGTTCGACGAAGAGACGCTGCGTCCGACGTACCGCCTGCTGATCGGCACGCCGGGCCGCAGCAACGCCCTGGCGATCGCGTCCCGTCTCGGCCTCGACCCCGCGATCGTGGAGCGGGCGCGGGGCTATCTGTCGCAGGAGCAGGAGGACCTCAGCCGCGTGATCCAGCGGGTCGAGGAGGAGCGGGTGGCGCTCGGCGCGGAGCGCGACGCCGCAGGGCGCGACCGGCTGGAGATCGCGCGGCTCCGGGCGGATCTCGAGGACGAGCGCCGCCGCGCCGCGGAGGAGCGCCGGCGCAGCCTCGCGCGGACGCGCGACGAGCTCGACGCGGTGATCCGCGCGGGCCGCCGGGAGCTCGGGGTGCTGACAGAGGCGCTGCGCGCCGAACGGTCACCACAGGCGGCGGCCCGGCTGCGCGCGCACCTGCGCGCGCTGGGCCGGGCCGCGGAGACCTACGCCGAGGCCGCGCCGGCCCCGCCCGGCGCTCCCGTCGACTCGGTGCGGCCGGGCGACCGCGTGCTCGTCGCGTCGCTCGGCCGGCCGGGCATCGTGCAGGCGGAGGCGGACGCCCGCGGCGAGGTCGAAGTCCAGGTCGGCGCGGTGAAGGTGCGCGTGCCCCTCGACGACTTACGGCAGGAGGGGACGGCCGCGGGCCCGGACGATGGGACATCTCCGTACGGGCGGGGCGAGGCGGACGCCGCGGGCCGCCGGCCTGTCGAG
Protein-coding sequences here:
- a CDS encoding endonuclease MutS2, which codes for MTPRAFRVLGFPAVLERLAALCVSPLGRERALALEPSPWLDEAARRQQLTTEARALGDGAGGLPVRGIRDVREPVHRAAIGGSLGALELLEIRDTLGVGRALKGFLTAHAADAPGLAEQAGGLTIFTELESSIGTAIADDGSITDQASPELAKIRRERYLADARLRQQLDHVLRTPAVQRMLREPLITIRGDRYVVPVRSEFREQFPGIAHDQSASGVTVFMEPLTIVPLGNRVRELAAAEDVEIARILAALSASVGAASEPIGDTLDALGALDLAAASAALSQRMNASPPRLNAAGHVDLRGARHPLLTGTVVPIDLRLGRDFRTLVITGPNTGGKTVTLRTLGLLTLMAQAGLHVPAAPESEVAVFAGVFADIGDEQSIEQNLSTFSSHLTAIVEILRLLATIPREPGTALVLLDEVGAGTDPVEGTALARALIEILHERGVCTAVTTHYSELKALAFTHAGIENASVEFDEETLRPTYRLLIGTPGRSNALAIASRLGLDPAIVERARGYLSQEQEDLSRVIQRVEEERVALGAERDAAGRDRLEIARLRADLEDERRRAAEERRRSLARTRDELDAVIRAGRRELGVLTEALRAERSPQAAARLRAHLRALGRAAETYAEAAPAPPGAPVDSVRPGDRVLVASLGRPGIVQAEADARGEVEVQVGAVKVRVPLDDLRQEGTAAGPDDGTSPYGRGEADAAGRRPVEGAGLGAAAVPASIHLRGMTVDEATLALDKYLDEAALAGLPFVTVIHGKGTGTLRRALHDFLAHHPHATSFRLGGEGEGGSGATIVRLGER